Proteins found in one Streptomyces sp. NBC_00190 genomic segment:
- a CDS encoding amino acid kinase family protein yields MSGIPKDDRTRYPAPTVVKLGGSCLDDLDGAWWDDLAEHGKDRPLILVHGWSKPLKRLSPRYSEPSAILRDRYGNQSRWTTPEVIEDIKTVSGELSGQVFGRLESRGITAERLLGSDGLVSAGEGERWWWQGKQLVELENLVGPITGVDPAPLKDLRAGHACLVTPLARNASGQEVNTDADRAAAAIAGALGATDLVLVTDVAHLLVDGEPVRSITAQAAARFRDKGATGGMRKKLRAAGEALERGAERVVIGSAPVTDLLAARTGTVITRT; encoded by the coding sequence ATGAGCGGGATTCCGAAGGACGACAGGACGCGGTATCCGGCCCCGACCGTGGTGAAGCTCGGCGGCAGCTGCCTCGACGACCTCGACGGCGCCTGGTGGGACGACCTGGCCGAGCACGGCAAGGACCGGCCCCTGATCCTGGTGCACGGCTGGTCCAAGCCGCTGAAGCGGCTGAGTCCCCGCTACAGCGAGCCGTCGGCGATCCTGCGCGACCGGTACGGCAACCAGAGCCGCTGGACCACGCCCGAGGTCATCGAGGACATCAAGACCGTCAGCGGCGAGCTGAGCGGGCAGGTCTTCGGCCGGCTGGAGTCCCGCGGCATCACCGCGGAACGGCTGCTCGGCAGTGACGGCCTGGTCAGCGCGGGCGAGGGCGAGCGCTGGTGGTGGCAGGGCAAGCAGCTGGTCGAACTGGAGAACCTGGTCGGGCCGATCACCGGTGTGGACCCGGCGCCGCTGAAGGACCTGCGGGCGGGCCACGCCTGCCTGGTCACGCCGCTGGCCCGGAACGCGAGCGGCCAGGAGGTCAACACCGACGCCGACCGGGCGGCCGCCGCCATCGCCGGCGCGCTGGGCGCCACCGACCTGGTCCTCGTCACCGACGTCGCGCACCTGCTGGTCGACGGGGAGCCGGTGCGCAGCATCACCGCGCAGGCCGCGGCCAGGTTCCGCGACAAGGGCGCCACCGGCGGCATGCGCAAGAAGCTGCGGGCCGCGGGCGAGGCCCTGGAGCGGGGCGCGGAGCGGGTCGTCATCGGCAGCGCGCCCGTCACGGATCTGCTGGCGGCCCGCACCGGCACCGTCATCACGCGAACGTGA
- a CDS encoding Glu/Leu/Phe/Val dehydrogenase dimerization domain-containing protein codes for MSVLQNPQDPAFTVHLNGSGGAVEGWVVVDSLYDGLAMGGTRMTTGVTEAEVAGLARDMTHKFTLAGLPIGGAKAGIVSDGSDREETFRTFGRTVKPLLHGGIHLGIDMGVTPADRAVFFAEAGYDPRYRLGAPDMPIDWRTYYEPLIDCTGHGVGVAAVTALEASGRTGPARVVVQGFGAVGRAVARFLEDRGHVIVGVADVEGTISADRLPVADLVAITDEFGRIDRSRLPQHATVSGEPDAWLDVDADLLILAAQKNALNTENAHRLRAGLVVEGGNLSSSAEGKEKARASGAVLVPGVIANIGGAASAALAVTRVVPFGLEAEARKAWVFDWVGDRVRRNTRDLLEIAAAGAGDPLPELLAARREERR; via the coding sequence ATGAGTGTTCTTCAAAACCCGCAGGACCCCGCGTTCACGGTCCATCTGAACGGCAGCGGCGGCGCGGTCGAGGGCTGGGTCGTCGTCGACTCGCTGTACGACGGCCTGGCCATGGGCGGCACGCGGATGACCACCGGGGTCACCGAGGCCGAGGTGGCCGGCCTGGCCCGCGACATGACGCACAAGTTCACGCTCGCCGGCCTGCCCATCGGCGGTGCCAAGGCCGGCATCGTCTCCGACGGCAGCGACCGCGAGGAGACCTTCCGTACCTTCGGCCGGACCGTCAAGCCGCTGCTGCACGGCGGCATCCACCTCGGCATCGACATGGGCGTCACCCCCGCCGACCGGGCGGTCTTCTTCGCCGAGGCCGGCTACGACCCGCGCTACCGGCTGGGCGCGCCCGACATGCCGATCGATTGGCGCACGTACTACGAGCCGCTGATCGACTGCACCGGGCACGGCGTGGGCGTGGCGGCCGTCACCGCGCTGGAGGCGAGCGGCCGCACCGGGCCGGCCCGGGTCGTCGTGCAAGGCTTCGGGGCGGTGGGCCGGGCGGTCGCCCGGTTCCTGGAGGACCGCGGGCACGTGATCGTGGGCGTCGCCGACGTCGAAGGCACCATCAGCGCGGACCGGCTGCCGGTGGCCGACCTCGTCGCGATCACCGACGAGTTCGGGCGGATCGACCGCTCCCGGCTTCCGCAGCACGCCACCGTCTCCGGCGAGCCCGACGCCTGGCTCGACGTCGACGCCGACCTGCTGATCCTCGCGGCGCAGAAGAACGCGCTGAACACCGAGAACGCGCACCGGCTGCGCGCCGGCCTGGTGGTCGAGGGCGGCAATCTCAGCTCCAGTGCGGAGGGGAAGGAGAAGGCACGGGCCTCGGGCGCCGTCCTGGTACCGGGCGTGATCGCCAACATCGGCGGGGCCGCCTCGGCCGCCCTGGCCGTCACCCGGGTGGTCCCCTTCGGCCTGGAGGCCGAGGCACGCAAGGCGTGGGTCTTCGACTGGGTCGGCGACCGCGTGCGCCGCAACACCCGCGACCTGCTGGAGATCGCCGCGGCCGGTGCGGGCGACCCGCTGCCCGAACTGCTCGCCGCCCGACGCGAGGAACGCCGATGA
- a CDS encoding MerR family transcriptional regulator: MLIGQLSERTGASRRLLRYYEEQGLISSGRSLNGYREYGEDCVDRVLQIRGLLAAGLPTRVIKHVLPCIDTPRTIHVSGATPETIAALELERDRMTERIRCLERNRDAISRYVAAVRGAACESAPGQAAATA, translated from the coding sequence ATGTTGATCGGGCAGTTGTCAGAGCGCACCGGCGCCTCCCGCCGGCTGCTGCGCTACTACGAGGAGCAGGGGCTGATCTCCTCGGGCCGCTCCCTGAACGGGTACCGGGAGTACGGCGAGGACTGCGTGGACCGGGTCCTGCAGATCAGAGGACTGCTCGCCGCCGGGTTGCCGACCCGGGTCATCAAGCACGTCCTCCCGTGCATCGACACGCCCCGAACCATCCACGTCTCCGGCGCCACCCCGGAGACGATCGCCGCGCTCGAACTCGAACGCGACCGGATGACCGAGCGCATCCGGTGCCTGGAACGCAACAGGGACGCCATCTCCCGCTACGTCGCGGCCGTGCGCGGCGCCGCCTGCGAGAGCGCGCCCGGCCAGGCGGCCGCGACGGCCTGA
- a CDS encoding AMP-binding protein produces MTSTTSAILASASAADRMAEYRRRGWWRDGTFLDDLRRQARERPRKLAVAGRRLDEARTDTLDYAELTRLTDRFAGALLELGVQRGDVVAVQLPNRWEMVPLMFACMAVGAVICPIAPVCQEDELRHRLALTEARVCVTVPEWEGYPLADTIGALRSELPLEHVVVVGGRAREDVVDFHDHFVAVHWEKERSSDLEGRQLRPDEPFVVLFTSGTTGFSKGVVHSQNTVHSGVRGYVDTFLLRDDLVIAVTTPLVHYSGFGQGVLAGVMLGGTIVFQDGEDHTGLLDLVERYRATLLYGPPPTLSGVARAQQIDPHDVSSLRHTVTGAAPVLQQLVDELRETFGARTYSVWGMSEFGPVTISRLDYNQDWAAHSHGRPIDSMEIRIDVCHDPSKRATVGRLRARGASQALGYYKQQDAFDSELTADGWFDTGDVAREDGRGGIRILGRSRDTVLRDGIVVPMAELEAIISRHPKVVEATLLGPNGLVDDPILAVAVPRGRNHPTLAELRDHLRDAGQDPRFFPERLEVVEALPKTLTGKVRKVELRELYAGG; encoded by the coding sequence ATGACCTCGACCACGTCCGCCATCCTGGCGTCGGCGTCGGCCGCGGACCGCATGGCCGAGTACCGCCGGCGCGGCTGGTGGCGGGACGGGACCTTCCTCGACGACCTGCGCCGGCAGGCCCGCGAGCGGCCGCGCAAGCTGGCCGTCGCGGGGCGCCGCCTCGACGAGGCCCGCACCGACACCCTCGACTACGCCGAGCTGACGAGGCTGACCGACCGGTTCGCCGGGGCCCTGCTCGAACTGGGTGTGCAGCGCGGCGACGTCGTGGCCGTGCAGCTCCCCAACCGGTGGGAGATGGTGCCGCTGATGTTCGCCTGCATGGCGGTCGGCGCGGTCATCTGCCCCATCGCCCCGGTCTGCCAGGAGGACGAGCTGCGCCACCGCCTCGCGCTGACCGAGGCCAGGGTGTGCGTCACCGTGCCGGAGTGGGAGGGTTACCCGCTCGCCGACACCATCGGGGCGCTGCGGTCCGAACTGCCCCTGGAGCACGTGGTGGTGGTCGGCGGGCGCGCCCGCGAGGACGTGGTCGACTTCCACGACCACTTCGTCGCCGTGCACTGGGAGAAGGAGCGGTCGAGCGATCTGGAGGGCCGTCAGCTCAGGCCCGACGAGCCGTTCGTGGTGCTGTTCACCTCCGGCACCACCGGCTTCTCCAAAGGAGTGGTGCACAGCCAGAACACCGTCCATTCGGGCGTCCGCGGCTACGTGGACACCTTCCTGCTCCGCGACGACCTGGTCATCGCGGTCACCACTCCGCTGGTGCACTACTCCGGCTTCGGCCAGGGCGTCCTGGCCGGGGTGATGCTCGGCGGGACGATCGTCTTCCAGGACGGCGAGGACCACACCGGCCTGCTGGACCTGGTCGAGCGCTACCGTGCCACCCTGCTGTACGGGCCGCCGCCCACGCTCTCCGGCGTGGCGCGGGCCCAGCAGATCGATCCGCACGACGTGTCCAGCCTGCGCCACACGGTCACGGGTGCGGCTCCGGTGCTGCAGCAGCTGGTGGACGAGCTGCGCGAGACGTTCGGTGCCCGCACGTACTCGGTGTGGGGCATGTCCGAGTTCGGTCCCGTCACCATCAGCCGGCTCGACTACAACCAGGACTGGGCGGCGCACAGCCACGGACGGCCGATCGACTCGATGGAGATCCGTATCGACGTGTGCCACGACCCGAGCAAGCGGGCCACGGTGGGCCGGCTGCGGGCGCGCGGCGCGTCGCAGGCGCTCGGCTACTACAAGCAGCAGGACGCCTTCGACTCCGAGCTCACCGCCGACGGCTGGTTCGACACCGGTGACGTGGCGCGCGAGGACGGGCGCGGCGGCATCCGCATCCTCGGGCGCTCCAGGGACACCGTCCTGCGCGACGGGATCGTCGTCCCGATGGCCGAGCTCGAGGCGATCATCTCCCGGCACCCCAAGGTGGTCGAGGCGACCCTCCTCGGTCCCAACGGCCTGGTCGACGACCCGATCCTGGCCGTGGCCGTCCCCCGCGGCCGCAACCACCCCACGCTGGCCGAGCTCCGCGACCACCTGCGCGACGCCGGCCAGGACCCCCGGTTCTTCCCGGAGCGCCTCGAGGTCGTGGAGGCCCTGCCCAAGACCCTCACGGGCAAGGTCCGCAAGGTCGAGCTGCGGGAGCTGTACGCCGGGGGGTGA
- a CDS encoding pyridoxal phosphate-dependent aminotransferase, which yields MPAPAPVTMSATLAADEELDRRRRAGERVLSLASGEIGLPVLPALRERLAAAADRNAYGPVAGSAALRTAAAGYWGRRGLPTDPGLVVCGPGSKPLLFALMLAVGGDVVVPVPSWVSYAAQAELAGVRPVPVPTPPGEGGVPDPAALREAVALARAAGRDPRCVVVTLPDNPTGTIATPQTLRRLARAARDLDLVIVSDEIYCDLVFDSAHRALSPASFAPERTVVTTGLTKNLALGGWRTGVARLPDSPLGREVHTRLVGVASQIWSSTAAPVQAAAAYAFEEPPEVVAHVAACLRLHEVVVRAVARRFAAAGAELTPVRATSYLYPDFEPLRGELARVHGVHDGGRLAALFAERYGVGLLPGTAFGEPAHSLRIRAATSRLYGETDSERTAALTAADPLRLPWISASLDRVQEVLTDLTEPFAARHPEAGRP from the coding sequence ATGCCCGCACCCGCGCCGGTGACCATGTCGGCGACCCTCGCCGCCGACGAGGAGCTGGACCGCCGGCGCCGTGCCGGGGAACGGGTCCTCTCGCTGGCCAGCGGCGAGATCGGCCTCCCGGTCCTCCCGGCGCTGCGGGAGCGGCTCGCCGCGGCGGCGGACCGCAACGCCTACGGGCCCGTCGCCGGAAGCGCGGCGCTGCGCACCGCCGCCGCCGGCTACTGGGGCCGGCGGGGTCTTCCCACCGATCCCGGCCTGGTGGTCTGCGGGCCGGGGAGCAAACCGCTCCTGTTCGCCCTGATGCTGGCCGTCGGCGGCGACGTGGTGGTGCCGGTGCCGAGCTGGGTCAGTTACGCGGCGCAGGCCGAACTGGCCGGGGTCCGGCCGGTCCCCGTTCCCACCCCGCCGGGCGAGGGCGGGGTGCCCGACCCGGCGGCGCTGCGGGAGGCGGTGGCCCTCGCCCGGGCCGCCGGACGCGACCCGCGGTGCGTGGTGGTGACCCTGCCCGACAACCCGACCGGCACCATCGCGACGCCGCAGACCCTGCGGCGCCTGGCCCGGGCGGCGCGCGACCTCGACCTGGTCATCGTCTCCGACGAGATCTACTGCGACCTGGTCTTCGACTCCGCCCACCGGGCGCTCTCGCCCGCCTCGTTCGCGCCCGAGCGGACCGTGGTCACCACCGGCCTGACCAAGAACCTGGCGCTCGGCGGCTGGCGGACGGGGGTCGCCCGGCTGCCCGACAGCCCGCTCGGGCGCGAGGTGCACACCCGGCTGGTCGGCGTCGCCAGCCAGATCTGGTCGAGTACCGCGGCTCCCGTGCAGGCCGCCGCGGCGTACGCCTTCGAGGAGCCGCCCGAGGTGGTCGCGCACGTCGCCGCCTGCCTGCGGCTGCACGAGGTGGTGGTCCGCGCGGTGGCCCGCCGGTTCGCCGCCGCCGGCGCCGAGCTGACGCCGGTACGGGCGACCTCCTACCTGTACCCCGACTTCGAGCCGCTGCGCGGCGAACTCGCCCGCGTCCACGGGGTACACGACGGCGGCCGGCTCGCCGCCCTGTTCGCGGAGCGGTACGGGGTCGGGCTGCTGCCGGGCACCGCCTTCGGAGAGCCCGCGCACTCGCTGCGGATCCGGGCCGCCACGAGCCGGCTGTACGGCGAGACCGACTCCGAGCGCACCGCCGCCCTGACCGCCGCGGACCCGCTGCGGCTTCCGTGGATCAGCGCGTCCTTGGACCGCGTCCAGGAGGTCCTGACCGACCTCACCGAACCGTTCGCCGCCCGGCACCCGGAGGCCGGCCGGCCGTGA
- a CDS encoding MFS transporter, with product MSPLLALGTAAFMGILTEALPAGVLPEMARDLSVSESAAGQSLTIYALATGLSAIPVSVATAGWRRKKLLLLAVVVFAVANLVTAVSSSYALTMAFRLVAGVAAAVVWAELVGYARRLAPPHLQGRAIAITMAGIPLALSLGIPVGTFLGGLFGWRLTFGLVTVVSVLLVVWILASVPDSPGQRRESREPILKALRLPGVVAVLFVVAAYVLAHNILYTYIATFLDEYGMGASRDVVLLVFGIASMVSIFITGALVDRRLRALTIGSTALFIVASVLLALLASSPVVVYAAMVLWGLGWGGVATLLQTAVTDAGGDRGQALLVTTWNSFMAGGGAVGGILLDSLSPTSFPWSVLVLLVPVLLVVVGARAHGFPAKRPDSA from the coding sequence ATGTCGCCACTGCTGGCGCTGGGTACGGCCGCTTTCATGGGGATCCTGACCGAGGCGCTGCCGGCGGGCGTGCTGCCCGAGATGGCCCGCGACCTGTCGGTCAGCGAGTCGGCGGCGGGGCAGTCGCTGACGATCTACGCGCTGGCCACGGGCCTGTCGGCCATTCCCGTCTCCGTGGCCACGGCGGGGTGGCGGCGCAAGAAGCTGCTGCTGCTCGCCGTGGTGGTGTTCGCCGTCGCCAACCTGGTCACGGCCGTCTCGTCCAGCTACGCCCTGACCATGGCGTTCCGCCTGGTGGCCGGCGTGGCGGCAGCCGTGGTGTGGGCCGAACTGGTCGGGTACGCACGCCGCCTGGCACCGCCCCACCTCCAGGGCAGGGCCATCGCGATCACCATGGCCGGCATCCCGCTGGCCCTGTCACTGGGCATTCCGGTCGGCACGTTCCTCGGCGGACTGTTCGGCTGGCGGCTGACCTTCGGCCTGGTGACCGTGGTCTCCGTCCTGCTGGTGGTGTGGATCCTCGCGTCGGTGCCGGACTCCCCGGGGCAGCGGCGGGAGAGCCGGGAGCCGATCCTGAAGGCCCTGCGCCTTCCCGGCGTGGTGGCGGTCCTGTTCGTGGTCGCGGCCTACGTGCTGGCCCACAACATCCTCTACACGTACATCGCCACGTTCCTCGACGAGTACGGCATGGGCGCCTCGCGCGACGTCGTGCTGCTGGTCTTCGGCATCGCCTCCATGGTGAGCATCTTCATCACCGGAGCCCTGGTCGACCGCCGGCTACGCGCCCTGACCATCGGCAGCACCGCCCTGTTCATCGTCGCTTCCGTCCTGCTGGCACTGCTGGCGAGCAGCCCCGTCGTGGTCTACGCGGCCATGGTGCTGTGGGGGCTCGGCTGGGGCGGCGTCGCCACGCTCCTGCAGACCGCGGTCACCGACGCGGGCGGCGACCGCGGGCAGGCCCTGCTGGTCACCACGTGGAACTCGTTCATGGCCGGCGGCGGAGCCGTCGGCGGCATCCTGCTCGACTCGCTCAGCCCGACGTCCTTCCCGTGGAGCGTCCTGGTGCTCCTCGTGCCCGTGCTGCTGGTCGTGGTCGGCGCCCGAGCGCACGGCTTCCCCGCCAAGCGGCCGGACTCGGCCTGA
- a CDS encoding type 1 glutamine amidotransferase yields the protein MAQSRVLVVNNGTLSLKQLRKTFEELGSETEVVDAASVPARLDGRHQAIVLSGTKVRAYDRDFYTPLIDLVMGADVPVFGICGGMQILAVAAGGRLAEGPQRVGGYEVQVDKEEPLFTYVKPTVTVFHRHTLYLQEAPEGFRSIGRSEHAPVEFLRSEDGRIFGSQAHLEFRSDGLEILRGFAQLYR from the coding sequence GTGGCGCAGTCCCGTGTACTCGTCGTCAACAACGGAACGCTGTCCCTGAAGCAACTCCGCAAGACTTTCGAGGAGTTGGGCTCGGAAACCGAGGTGGTCGACGCGGCGTCCGTGCCCGCCCGGCTCGACGGCCGCCACCAGGCGATCGTCCTGAGCGGCACCAAGGTGCGGGCGTACGACCGTGACTTCTACACACCGCTCATCGACCTCGTCATGGGTGCCGACGTCCCCGTCTTCGGGATCTGCGGCGGCATGCAGATCCTGGCGGTCGCGGCCGGCGGCCGACTCGCCGAGGGACCGCAGCGGGTCGGCGGCTACGAGGTGCAGGTCGACAAGGAGGAGCCGCTCTTCACGTACGTGAAGCCGACGGTGACGGTCTTCCACCGCCACACCCTGTACCTCCAGGAGGCTCCGGAGGGCTTCCGCTCGATCGGCCGCTCCGAGCACGCGCCGGTGGAGTTCCTGCGCTCCGAGGACGGCCGGATCTTCGGCTCGCAGGCCCACCTGGAATTCCGCAGCGACGGCCTGGAGATCCTGCGCGGTTTCGCGCAGCTGTACCGGTGA
- a CDS encoding fumarylacetoacetate (FAA) hydrolase: protein MSTILFECEYQGLRYAGLGKAAAGESLTLYRVADGQLRAAFLAGGGPEAVAAAVTEGAETVTVTAGDPEVRFLPPLLPTAGDALLTGFMGTHRSKYADDPDPDKEFTPPNWLIKGFGSWVRMPDEPLAAAASTVALLEEPEVALVYVNDEEGTPRYAGYTFANDLNDIGYHLKNPWGWTPYSKLCETSMTPWLFLGEPPRTVTGQITIERDGAAAWKGDFSCGADALYHQVEDMVDHLFSYPVMRRPGLVSYVLLGADKASYHDGFRIADGDRVTIDVASHGVVLSNVIEYARRAEAA, encoded by the coding sequence ATGTCCACCATCCTCTTCGAATGCGAGTACCAGGGCCTGCGGTACGCGGGCCTCGGCAAGGCGGCCGCCGGCGAGAGCCTGACCCTGTACCGGGTGGCCGACGGGCAGCTGCGGGCCGCGTTCCTCGCGGGCGGCGGCCCGGAGGCGGTGGCCGCCGCGGTCACCGAGGGGGCCGAGACGGTCACGGTGACCGCCGGCGACCCGGAGGTCCGCTTCCTCCCGCCGCTGCTGCCCACGGCCGGGGACGCCCTGCTGACCGGTTTCATGGGGACCCACCGGTCCAAGTACGCCGACGACCCGGACCCGGACAAGGAGTTCACGCCGCCGAACTGGCTGATCAAGGGCTTCGGTTCCTGGGTGCGCATGCCGGACGAGCCGCTGGCCGCAGCCGCGTCGACCGTCGCCCTGCTGGAGGAGCCGGAGGTGGCCCTGGTCTACGTCAACGACGAGGAGGGCACCCCGCGCTACGCCGGCTACACCTTCGCCAACGACCTGAACGACATCGGCTACCACCTGAAGAACCCGTGGGGCTGGACCCCGTACTCCAAGCTCTGCGAGACCTCCATGACGCCGTGGCTGTTCCTCGGCGAGCCGCCCCGTACGGTCACCGGCCAGATCACCATCGAACGCGACGGGGCGGCGGCCTGGAAGGGCGACTTCTCGTGCGGCGCGGACGCCCTGTACCACCAGGTGGAGGACATGGTGGACCACCTGTTCTCGTATCCGGTGATGCGCCGGCCGGGACTGGTGAGCTACGTCCTGCTCGGGGCCGACAAGGCCAGCTATCACGACGGGTTCCGGATCGCCGACGGCGACCGCGTGACGATCGACGTGGCCAGCCACGGCGTCGTGCTGTCCAACGTCATCGAGTACGCCCGCCGGGCCGAGGCCGCCTGA
- a CDS encoding lysine biosynthesis protein LysW, whose translation MSTATLTGVCPECETDLTVPPVVQGETFACPECMLTLRVEDIQDGVLSLQMVEVQLRDWGQ comes from the coding sequence ATGTCCACCGCCACCCTCACCGGCGTCTGCCCCGAGTGCGAGACCGACCTGACCGTGCCGCCGGTCGTCCAGGGCGAGACCTTCGCCTGCCCCGAGTGCATGCTCACCCTGCGCGTCGAGGACATCCAGGACGGTGTGCTGAGCCTGCAGATGGTCGAAGTACAGCTCCGCGACTGGGGCCAGTGA
- the argC gene encoding N-acetyl-gamma-glutamyl-phosphate reductase, with product MIRVGIVGASGFSGGELIRLVNQHPEFELTFLGGNASAGKRPAQLHPGLRLDLGLTIEPVDADVVAERCDVVFLATPAPVSAELAALLADRVACVIDLSGAFRIRTPELHERWYPKAERATALADRFVYGVPELVGDQLVDAPLISVPGCYATAITLGLAPLALGLGLDLKTVVIDGKSGSSGGGVQLRVPDLHPLRNGAIAPYAPTGHRHAAEVGDFLERSKPGSVGRLTMSAYGVSHVRGLLASAYVFTDDEVDGRELQRAYLRFYKEHRFVRVRRNTETLIPVPDPQAVLGSNYCDVTVLHDEEGGRIVVLAALDNLVKGAAGQAVQAANIRCALPEETGLTMQPVMPA from the coding sequence ATGATCCGCGTGGGAATCGTCGGCGCCTCCGGGTTCAGCGGCGGTGAACTGATCCGGCTGGTGAACCAGCATCCCGAATTCGAGCTGACCTTCCTGGGCGGCAACGCCAGCGCCGGCAAGCGCCCGGCCCAGCTGCACCCGGGACTCCGCCTCGACCTGGGCCTGACCATCGAGCCCGTCGACGCCGATGTCGTCGCCGAGCGGTGCGACGTGGTGTTCCTCGCCACGCCCGCACCCGTCTCGGCCGAGCTCGCCGCGCTCCTGGCCGACCGCGTCGCCTGCGTGATCGACCTGAGCGGGGCCTTCCGTATCCGCACCCCCGAGCTGCACGAGCGCTGGTACCCCAAGGCCGAGCGGGCCACCGCACTGGCCGACCGTTTCGTCTACGGGGTGCCGGAGCTGGTCGGCGACCAGCTGGTCGACGCGCCGCTGATCTCGGTCCCCGGCTGCTACGCCACCGCGATCACGCTGGGGCTCGCCCCGCTGGCCCTCGGCCTCGGCCTGGACCTGAAGACAGTGGTCATCGACGGCAAGAGCGGCTCCAGCGGTGGCGGCGTACAGCTGCGCGTCCCGGACCTGCACCCGCTGCGCAACGGCGCCATCGCGCCCTACGCGCCCACCGGGCACCGGCACGCCGCGGAGGTCGGCGACTTCCTGGAGCGCAGCAAGCCCGGCAGTGTCGGCAGGCTGACGATGTCGGCGTACGGGGTGTCGCACGTGCGCGGCCTGCTCGCCAGCGCCTACGTGTTCACCGACGACGAGGTGGACGGGCGCGAGCTGCAGCGGGCGTACCTGCGCTTCTACAAGGAGCACCGCTTCGTCCGGGTGCGGCGCAACACCGAGACGCTGATCCCGGTGCCCGACCCGCAGGCCGTCCTGGGTTCCAACTACTGCGACGTGACCGTCCTGCACGACGAGGAGGGCGGCCGCATCGTCGTCCTCGCCGCCCTCGACAACCTCGTCAAGGGGGCCGCGGGCCAGGCCGTTCAGGCCGCGAACATCCGATGCGCACTGCCCGAGGAGACGGGCCTGACCATGCAGCCGGTGATGCCCGCATGA
- a CDS encoding ATP-grasp domain-containing protein: MGSRVAIVADRVGWEERQLMQSAPDFGLHIDWINDESLCLGDPKAPSIEGYDALLVRSRSYTRGGLLATLAESTGVTALNSATAIHACENKLVLRAVLSAAGVPVPDYRLALSRKDFEKALDELGLPVVLKPIYGGMGKRVTLIRDPDLAHSVYDYVEDLGHAFEQACLVEPYLGGGSIRCLVVGREIVAAAEFESAGADWRSNAALGNQSRALAHDPEVQKVVDGVVDRLGAGIYGVDLFKTPSGYLVNEVNHAPAWRGVASTTGVDIPSAVARHVQEILA, translated from the coding sequence ATGGGCAGCAGAGTCGCCATCGTCGCCGACCGGGTCGGCTGGGAAGAGCGCCAGCTCATGCAGTCGGCACCGGACTTCGGCCTGCACATCGACTGGATCAACGACGAGTCGCTGTGCCTGGGCGACCCCAAGGCCCCGTCGATCGAGGGCTACGACGCCCTGCTGGTCCGCAGCCGCAGCTACACCCGCGGCGGGCTGCTCGCCACGCTGGCCGAGTCGACCGGCGTGACCGCCCTCAATTCGGCCACCGCCATCCACGCCTGCGAGAACAAGCTGGTGCTGCGCGCCGTGCTGTCCGCCGCCGGCGTCCCCGTGCCGGACTACCGGCTCGCCCTCTCCCGCAAGGACTTCGAGAAGGCGCTCGACGAGCTGGGCCTGCCGGTGGTGCTCAAGCCGATCTACGGCGGCATGGGCAAGCGCGTCACGCTGATCCGCGACCCCGACCTGGCGCACAGCGTGTACGACTACGTCGAGGACCTCGGCCACGCCTTCGAGCAGGCCTGCCTGGTGGAGCCGTACCTCGGCGGCGGCTCGATCCGCTGCCTGGTCGTCGGCCGGGAGATCGTCGCCGCCGCCGAATTCGAGAGCGCGGGGGCCGACTGGCGCAGCAATGCCGCGCTCGGCAACCAGAGCCGGGCCCTGGCCCACGACCCCGAGGTGCAGAAGGTCGTGGACGGCGTCGTGGACCGGCTCGGCGCCGGCATCTACGGGGTCGACCTCTTCAAGACGCCTTCGGGCTACCTCGTCAACGAGGTCAACCACGCCCCCGCCTGGCGGGGGGTGGCGTCGACCACGGGAGTGGACATCCCGTCGGCCGTCGCCCGTCACGTGCAGGAGATACTCGCATGA